One window of Stigmatopora nigra isolate UIUO_SnigA chromosome 14, RoL_Snig_1.1, whole genome shotgun sequence genomic DNA carries:
- the LOC144207345 gene encoding progesterone receptor-like, whose product MDFHSFPPDLTNSRTRKERDHFDTCACATTAELSRAVSVSLGLDASSSPLNAPTPIGTSGVFSDCDPTTVAPRQDFNVVRNMSSRRHCDDPVVEDEFADVCHAIQQVSCMDLLRSGEVDHARTVTRGSVISTFVSRESNLFTNSAVENAPQVDHLFAPKPHSVRPTFYRDFPGVLHSNEHACSDRVEPVRAGHHLECKYCNCGEASVGSMPDCRCVWHNKGEQSKGGMRAGATTMMAQTYGQVESYPSQRFPGQRTYPSIKTELPAWMDCTERGFRPEDLFPGVFLSDRRVCQVCGDDASGCHYGAVTCGSCKVFFKRAAAGKQNHLCASRNDCTIDKLRRKNCASCRLKRCFMSGMSLKGRRLKGVGQTRSGEEEQPSAACGLREGGERPGMTDAMLGQGNALSGARASQAAVISIPPSIRSCLSLLSVLQSIEPATVNAGHDPALPDSAASLLTSLNELGERQLVTVVRWAKAMPGFRNLHVDDQMTAIQLSWMGVMVFALGWRSYTQTNSSMLYFAPDLVFNDQRMQVSSMYEHCVRMKVLSQRFCMLKVTQEEFLCMKALVLFSIMPVEGLKNQHCFEDLRTSYIKELERLASRRGETTRTQRLFQLTQLLDYLQSIVKKLHQFTYELFIEAQSLQTRVNFPEMIAEIVSVHVPRILSGMVKPILFHNST is encoded by the exons ATGGATTTTCACTCCTTTCCCCCTGACTTGACCAACTCGAGGACGAGAAAGGAGCGAGATCACTTCGACACCTGTGCATGCGCGACTACGGCTGAACTCAGCCGGGCCGTGTCCGTGTCACTGGGTTTAGACGCCTCGTCCTCGCCCTTGAATGCCCCCACTCCCATCGGCACCAGTGGGGTGTTCAGTGACTGTGATCCGACCACCGTGGCTCCACGGCAGGACTTCAACGTGGTTCGCAACATGAGCTCACGCCGCCATTGTGACGACCCGGTGGTGGAGGACGAGTTCGCCGATGTATGCCACGCCATCCAGCAGGTGAGCTGCATGGACCTGCTGAGATCCGGAGAAGTCGACCATGCGCGCACCGTGACGCGCGGCTCGGTTATCTCCACCTTTGTGAGTCGGGAGTCCAACTTATTCACTAACTCTGCCGTGGAAAACGCCCCCCAAGTGGACCATCTGTTCGCTCCCAAACCGCACTCCGTTCGCCCCACTTTCTACCGAGATTTTCCAGGGGTGTTGCACTCGAATGAGCATGCTTGCAGTGACCGAGTGGAGCCGGTGAGGGCCGGACATCATTTGGAGTGTAAATATTGCAACTGTGGAGAAGCCAGCGTTGGATCCATGCCCGACTGTCGCTGTGTTTGGCATAACAAGGGCGAGCAGAGCAAAGGAGGCATGAGAGCTGGGGCAACAACGATGATGGCGCAAACCTACGGCCAAGTGGAAAGTTACCCAAGTCAACGTTTTCCCGGCCAGCGCACTTATCCATCAATCAAGACTGAGTTGCCTGCATGGATGGACTGCACAGAAAGAGGCTTCAG GCCTGAAGACCTGTTTCCTGGCGTGTTCCTGTCAGACCGACGGGTGTGTCAAGTGTGTGGGGACGATGCCTCAGGTTGCCATTATGGAGCGGTCACCTGTGGAAGCTGCAAAGTATTCTTTAAGCGGGCCGCCGCTG gtaAACAGAATCACCTGTGCGCTAGCCGAAATGACTGCACCATTGACAAGTTGAGGCGTAAAAACTGTGCTTCTTGTCGTTTAAAGAGGTGCTTCATGTCGGGAATGAGTCTTAAAG GTCGTCGGCTGAAGGGCGTTGGCCAGACAAGGAGTGGGGAAGAAGAGCAACCTTCTGCTGCCTGTGGCCTTCGAGAAGGAGGGGAGAGGCCAGGCATGACAGATGCCATGTTGGGGCAAGGAAATGCACTTTCTGGGGCTCGAG CATCTCAGGCTGCAGTTATAAGTATCCCTCCAAGTATACGTTCCTGCCTATCCCTGCTAAGTGTGCTCCAGTCCATTGAGccagccaccgtcaatgcgggTCATGACCCTGCCCTTCCAGATAGTGCCGCATCCCTACTCACCAGCCTCAATGAACTCGGAGAGAGACAACTTGTAACCGTTGTACGCTGGGCCAAGGCAATGCCAG GATTCCGCAACTTGCATGTAGATGATCAGATGACAGCAATTCAGTTGTCCTGGATGGGCGTCATGGTGTTCGCTCTAGGGTGGAGGTCCTACACCCAAACCAACAGTTCCATGCTCTACTTTGCTCCAGATCTTGTTTTCAATGA TCAACGGATGCAGGTATCCAGTATGTATGAGCACTGTGTGCGAATGAAGGTTCTATCCCAACGCTTCTGTATGCTGAAGGTCACCCAAGAAGAGTTCCTGTGCATGAAGGCACTGGTCCTCTTTAGCATTA TGCCAGTGGAAGGCTTGAAGAACCAGCATTGCTTTGAAGATCTGCGGACCTCCTACATCAAGGAACTGGAACGTTTGGCCAGTCGCCGTGGGGAGACCACCCGGACACAGAGGTTGTTTCAGCTCACACAGCTGCTGGACTACCTCCAATCG attgTGAAGAAGTTGCATCAGTTCACTTATGAGCTATTCATTGAAGCTCAGTCTTTGCAGACTCGCGTCAACTTCCCAGAGATGATCGCCGAAATTGTAAGCGTTCATGTGCCCAGGATCCTCTCAGGCATGGTTAAACCCATTTTATTCCATAATTCCACCTAA